The genomic segment ATCGTTGTTTTCAGGAATACCGATATATTTTCCATCGCATTCCCTCCTCTACATCTTGCTCGTTAGTATCGTTAAATCGCTAAGCTGTTTAAATGCCATGTAAGCAAAAGGAAGCAATAAATATAGAGCAAATGTCGCCTGTATAGGCAGAAATCCAAACATTTTTCCCAGCGTGCTCTTCGTACTAATTGTCTTCTCATAATGTTCCTTGCGCTGATCCATAGCAAAGGCTCTTTCTGCCTCCATATCATCAAAGGCCTCTTTCACAGGAATCAAATCTGCTGCAACCTGCAAACGATCGGCCAATCGTTCCAATGGCACAAAGCGCGCATCGTCTTTCAATTGCTCTATCGCTCCCCATGCTCCCGCTTCATAATCCAGCATGCACCGCAGTAACTGCCTTTCGAAAATGTAACTATAGCGATGAAGCCATTCAATGATTTCGTATACGCTAATATTCGGGAAATTGGATAGCATCATAGACAACGTATTAAATCCATCCACTTCATTTTGCATTTCCCATTTCCTAATTTGCTTGCGAATAACCAAGTAGGCATCAGGAGCGTAGAAAAAGGCCAGCGCTACGCAAAAGGCAATCATTAATTCATACCATTTATAGTATTCGCTCTTGTATGCCTCTACCCGTTCCATAAGGCCAGCGGCGTATTTAGCTTCATCCAAGCCTTCCGGCAAGTAGTTTTTATCTTGGAGGTTTTTATAAATATAGGCCGATGCTTCATCTGGAGAAACATCTTTAGCTACCAGCTCGCCAACCAGCGAATTTTCAAATCGGTAACGCTCCTCGCTTAGCAATCTTTGCGATTCAGGCTGGTTACCTCCCGTAGTAATGGCTATATTCGGTTCCAGCACGTTATGCTTAATCGTCTGGTGTATGGAAACCTGAAATACGATAATCACCAAAAAGGCGACTACAGAAACGATTATTTTTTGCAGATAGTAAGCGTGAATGGTAAGCGAAGAGTTGGCTTCTTTCAGTTTATTCAGCGCCTTTAAATGAAGAGAATCGTGTTCAGCAGGCGTAATCCGCCCAACCATCTGCTTTACCCCTTTTATTTTCAGCAAACGATTTAGCCATTTTCCCTCATCTTTAACAGCCTGTGCATCTCCATCTACACCCTTCAAAATCCGCAAGGCAATAAAGGAAGTTGCGAAAATGATATAGAGCAGGATTAGCGAATACAAGCCCCAAGCGGAATTATAATAATCGGAGACAATCGGAAACATGCTTTCAGCCCAGTTGCGAATTGGATCAAGCATAAAAATAGGCGAAACGGCCACAAAGACAATACCAGCCAATAAACGGTCAATTCGTTCTCTGCGATTAATATCCAGATGAATTTCTTCACGAATATTTCCGAGCATCGCTAAATAAATCGATTTTTCGCCTTTGTGTATATCTACATCGCCATACTCGCCGATTTTGTAGCTGACACCTGCCAGCTGCTTCATGTACCGATTTGGCGCCGTATCATAATATTTCTGCAGCTCGTCTTGAGGATCAACAGCACTTAATATGCTGGCGATTCGCCTCGCATGCTCTGCAACAATCGGCTTTGAGCGCTCTGCAGCATTTTCCAAACTAACCAATACCATATGGGTTTGATGATACTGATGCCTGATATCCAAAATCATCGAAGACTGATCATATAAAATTTGTTTGCTTAAACGGCCGATAAAAATATCGCTCAGCACACCGCTTAAATAAACGGAGACCAGCACAATCGACATTCGGCTGAACCATGAGGAAGTCCATAAGAAAGACACAATACTAAGCAATAGCACACAAGCCATTATGCCTATAGTCAGCGCTGCCGCTTGGCTTCTGATCACCGTGTCATTACCTGCATGTATAACCGTCAATCTCACTCTCATGCGATGAAGCACGCTTCGCACAAAAGGAATTTCATCCAATATAGGATAAGCAGCCAGTGCCAGCTCCAGCCATTTGCGTTCTTTGGGCTTAGAAGGGAGCAGCGCCTTTAATCTTCTCTGTTCCTTATATTGCGAGCCCTTCAGCTTGTTTTGAACCCATACATAAACCGCTAATAAGGCTAAAAGCAAACCAACTGAAATCAAAATGATGATCAGCAATATGGATTGCAAACTCATGCCGCTTCCCCCCAATGGGCCAATAAAAAGGCTTTAAAGCTTTCGGCATCATCATGATCCATATTTTTGAGCATTTCTTCCGCTTTACGCGCCGTTATTCTGTCCTTCACCACGTACTTATCATTTTCCCAAACAATAACATCTCTATATTGATAGGATTGCCGATCTGTAACGCGGCCGAAATATTCGGTCATCGTATCCATAAAAGCATCCAGCTTGTCGGTTACATTTTCAGCCTCTTTATACGTTTTAGGATATTCGTATTGCGTATCAACAGGAATGATTTCCGTAACACGCTCCACGAACCGCTTCCCCGAACGAAGAACCAAATGAACATTAAAGCCCAATGCCTCAACAACCTGGCTTTCAGCGATTTTTTCATTGGAAAATGCGCCTGAAGCAATTAAGCTGTTACGAAGCGCATTTATCAAGTTCGCTAATGTTTTGCCATGATGCGTGAACAAGGTATACTCGGAAGCAACCTGTGCTGCCTGGATGACATAACTAACGACAGAATGGGTAGCCGCCTCACCGACAATGTTAACCGCACCATCCGTCTTCTTCTGAACATCCAGCCCATCTTGTCCACTAACGGTTGGCGTTTCTCTAAAGGACAAAATATTTTTGTGGGGATACATTTTCCGTGCCCAAATTTCAAACGACGTCTCCTGAATCCGGATGTTTTTAGCATAAATATACTTGATTAAAGCTTTAAGCAGTGTTGTTTTACCAGACCCCTGCCTGCCGGTTATAGCCGTAACCTGATGCCCCAAAATAAGATAAATGAGCATATTTATAACTAGCTCGGATCCTTCATCCTTAATCTGTTCTTCTAAATCAACAAGCGAATCATTGAATTTACGAACAAAAAAGGCCCAGCTTTCCGCCATTTTCGGTCTGACGACAACGACCCGGCTGCCATCTGCCATATCGTTGATAATGTAGCCTCGTGCCTCATTGAGCTGTCCCGGATTGCCAAATCCATAAATATTTTGACAAACACGCTTCAATTCTTGCTCGGAGCCGAAGCTCAAAAACTCCAGCTGCAGGGATTTCCCCCGATAAAAAATCCATATTGCATCGTAAGAGCGAGCAATAAATCTTTGCTGATTTACATAATGATTAATATCAATATTTTGCACGACATCTGGAGGCATGCCGCTTGTCCCGCCATTGATTCCGTCTATATTCTGATCACGAAGTTCATCAATGGCACCCAGGCCTTTATAAATTTGATAGGCTCTTTGTACAATAATGTCGACTTTATCTTGAAAAGTAAGCCTCGGTTTTTCCGCGAAATAAATGCTGCGAATTTGTTCCTCTGTTATGCGATAGCCTTTGGAGCCATCCTCCAGCTTCACAAGCTGGTCCAGATTATATTTATCGATGATTTTATTAAAAGCTTCTTGGCGATGATCTTTCTGAAAAACATGCAATAAAATTTCAAAGCAATCCTGAGTGCTAAGCTTATCCATATAATCAAATCTAATGACGGTATTTACATTCGTCTCATTTAAACCATACGTATTCAATAGCAGGTCGCGCATATAAAGCTTCACAAATTTTTTGGCTGACAGGTCTCCATGCATGCAGGAACGCAGCGCCTTCTGCAACTCCCTCCTGCGCGCCTTCCTGCGGTTGTATTCTTCCACCCCTGGACTGCCTTCATATAATGAAGAAGCGATAATTTCTTCAAATGCTTTCCTAATGAACACAACAATTTCATTCATGTCATATTTCAAATAGTTAGCTGACTCTTCCTTTGAATTCCGCTTAGTCATCCAGAAATATACAAACACGATAATGGCGATAATGACAATGACAATCAAAATAAAATTAATCATTGCCGTCATCCTCCACAGTTGTATACATATTTAAAGCGCTAAGAATCTGCGTCCCAACATGACGTATAGAGCTTGTGAAATAAGCATCCTCATTAAACTCAAGAAACCTTTTTTTGGCTATCCTTGCTTTTAACAAATAATTAATAATATTTTGATCATTTTGCGCATCCATATAACGCACATTATGGGGCACATAACCGATCTGTTTCTTGTTAATGCCATATTCCCTTGCTATGCGTTCTATTGTCATTTTAGAGTTCCGTTCGTACGAACCTATACAATACACGACTGGTTTTTCGTTCAACACAGAGGGCCAATCCTCTTTTCCAA from the Paenibacillus sp. BIHB 4019 genome contains:
- a CDS encoding ATPase, T2SS/T4P/T4SS family, with product MINFILIVIVIIAIIVFVYFWMTKRNSKEESANYLKYDMNEIVVFIRKAFEEIIASSLYEGSPGVEEYNRRKARRRELQKALRSCMHGDLSAKKFVKLYMRDLLLNTYGLNETNVNTVIRFDYMDKLSTQDCFEILLHVFQKDHRQEAFNKIIDKYNLDQLVKLEDGSKGYRITEEQIRSIYFAEKPRLTFQDKVDIIVQRAYQIYKGLGAIDELRDQNIDGINGGTSGMPPDVVQNIDINHYVNQQRFIARSYDAIWIFYRGKSLQLEFLSFGSEQELKRVCQNIYGFGNPGQLNEARGYIINDMADGSRVVVVRPKMAESWAFFVRKFNDSLVDLEEQIKDEGSELVINMLIYLILGHQVTAITGRQGSGKTTLLKALIKYIYAKNIRIQETSFEIWARKMYPHKNILSFRETPTVSGQDGLDVQKKTDGAVNIVGEAATHSVVSYVIQAAQVASEYTLFTHHGKTLANLINALRNSLIASGAFSNEKIAESQVVEALGFNVHLVLRSGKRFVERVTEIIPVDTQYEYPKTYKEAENVTDKLDAFMDTMTEYFGRVTDRQSYQYRDVIVWENDKYVVKDRITARKAEEMLKNMDHDDAESFKAFLLAHWGEAA